One Pieris brassicae chromosome 11, ilPieBrab1.1, whole genome shotgun sequence DNA window includes the following coding sequences:
- the LOC123715971 gene encoding collagenase-like, producing the protein MKLFIALAFLVAAAYGSPVAKTTAFNYHENIGIKEATRIKQLEEAIDFDGSRIIGGSLSSLTQTPHLGGLSILLTNRRTSVCGSSLLSNTKAVTAAHCWSDGRNQALQFTVVLGALRLFQGGVRITTNNVVMHPQWNPNTASNDVAVITMNRVDFNNNIQPIALASGNNEYVGTWATAAGYGATSDSQSGIPNNTARRHVNLRVISNAECRRTFSFIASSVICVETQSGRASTCGGDSGGPLDIGSGNSRTLIGITSFGHVSGCQRGHPAGFARVTSFRSWITSRL; encoded by the exons ATGAAGTTATTTATTGCTCTCGCTTTTCTTGTGGCTGCAGCCTATGGTAGCCCAGTAGCTAAAACTACGGCGTTTAATTACCATGAAAACATTGGTATCAAAGAAGCTACTAGAATTAAACAACTTGAAGAAGCCATTGACTTTGATGGATCTAGAATTATCGGTGGATCCCTTTCATCCTTGACACAAACACCACATTTG ggtGGTCTTTCGATTCTTCTGACTAATAGAAGGACCTCTGTATGTGGGTCCTCACTTCTTTCAAACACCAAAGCCGTCACCGCGGCCCACTGTTGGTCGGACGGCAGAAACCAAGCCCTTCAATTCACCGTTGTTTTGGGAGCCCTCAGATTGTTCCAAGGTGGTGTTCGAATCACTACCAATAATGTTGTTATGCATCCACAATGGAATCCGAACACTGCTAGTAATGACGTTGCTGTTATCACAATGAACCGTGTCGACTTCAATA ATAATATCCAGCCCATTGCTTTGGCATCCGGAAACAACGAATACGTTGGTACGTGGGCTACCGCTGCAGGTTACGGCGCTACTTCTGATT CTCAAAGTGGCATACCGAATAACACTGCTAGGAGACATGTAAACCTCAGAGTTATATCTAACGCCGAATGCCGCAGAACTTTTTCCTTTATTGCTTCCTCGGTGATTTGTGTAGAAACTCAAAGTGGCAGAGCCAGTACCTGTGGTGGAGATTCTGGTGGCCCTCTTGATATTGGAAGTGGAAATTCTCGGACATTG ATCGGTATTACATCCTTTGGACATGTTTCCGGCTGTCAACGTGGACACCCAGCAGGTTTTGCCAGAGTTACCTCTTTCCGCTCCTGGATCACCAGTCGCCTTTAA
- the LOC123715972 gene encoding collagenase-like has protein sequence MKTLVVLVGLLAVTYADLSAEITTAYHYHENIGIHEAIRIKQAEAALDFDGSRIVGGVPSNLGDNPHLGGLVIALASGWSSVCGSSLLSHTKAVTAAHCWFDGSNQARQFTVVLGSARLFSGGVRVSTSNVVMHPEWNPRTVRNDVAVITLNYVNYNNYISNIALASGSNDYVNQWAEAAGYGATSDSQQGISQNAIQSKVSLRVITNNECRRTYPRNVFDSTICVETSGGRSTCGGDSGGPLAYSNLLIGITSFGHRDGCQAGRPAAFARVTSFNSWIRGRM, from the exons ATGAAAACCCTTGTTGTTCTCGTAGGTCTTTTGGCCGTAACTTATGCTGACTTGTCAGCTGAAATAACCACCGCCTATCACTACCACGAGAACATTGGTATTCACGAGGCAATAAGGATTAAACAGGCTGAAGCTGCTCTTGACTTCGATGGTTCAAGAATTGTTGGTGGTGTTCCTTCAAACTTGGGAGACAATCCGCACTTG GGTGGTCTTGTCATTGCACTGGCCAGCGGCTGGTCCTCGGTATGTGGATCATCTCTCCTGTCCCACACTAAGGCTGTTACTGCAGCTCACTGCTGGTTCGATGGAAGTAACCAGGCTCGTCAATTCACTGTGGTCTTAGGTTCAGCTCGTTTGTTCTCTGGCGGTGTCCGCGTCAGTACTAGCAACGTTGTAATGCATCCGGAATGGAACCCAAGGACCGTTAGGAACGATGTTGCAGTCATTACTTTAAACTACGTCAACTACAACA ATTACATTAGTAACATTGCATTGGCTTCTGGAAGCAATGATTACGTCAACCAATGGGCCGAAGCTGCTGGATACGGTGCAACTTCTGACT CACAACAAGGTATCTCACAGAACGCAATCCAAAGCAAGGTGAGCCTACGTGTAATCACCAACAATGAGTGCAGAAGGACCTACCCAAGGAATGTATTTGACTCCACCATTTGTGTCGAAACCTCCGGTGGTAGAAGCACTTGCGGTGGCGATTCTGGTGGTCCATTGGCCTACTCAAATCTTTTG ATCGGCATAACATCATTCGGTCACCGCGACGGCTGCCAGGCTGGTCGCCCTGCAGCATTCGCCCGTGTTACGTCATTCAACTCTTGGATCCGAGGACGCATGTAA